A genomic region of Janthinobacterium lividum contains the following coding sequences:
- a CDS encoding CoA-acylating methylmalonate-semialdehyde dehydrogenase, with amino-acid sequence MNQALTQVPAIPLHIGGKHHASSSSEWRDVVNPATQEIVAKVPFSTPDEVNLAVATAREAFKTWRNTPLAARMRIMLKYQHLIRENIGALAELITREHGKTLPDAEGEVMRGLEVVEHACSIATLQLGEIAENAATGVDVYNIYQPLGVGAGITAFNFPVMLPCFMFPIAIACGNTFVLKPSEQDPSSTMYLVELMYQAGLPAGVLNVVHGGADVVNMLCDHPDIKAVSFIGSTHVGTHVYRRASESGKRAQSMMGAKNHCVVLADANKEQAINNLIGAAFGAAGQRCMANSVVVLVGEARSWLPEIVARSQALKVGPGSDRDADLGPMVSKAAMQRAEKLIQAGVDEGAQLLLDGRGHKVAGYEGGNFMGPTIFSKVQASNSVYTQEIFGPAMCVVETDTLDQAIAFINANPNGNGTSIFTSSGWAGRKFQNEIDVGQVGINVAIPVPVAYFSFTGSRASKLGDLGPNGKQALYFWTQTKTVTARWFAPDDGGSGVNTTIAMK; translated from the coding sequence ATGAACCAAGCCCTCACCCAAGTCCCTGCCATCCCCCTGCACATCGGCGGCAAGCACCATGCGTCAAGCAGCAGCGAATGGCGCGACGTCGTCAACCCGGCGACGCAGGAAATCGTCGCCAAGGTGCCGTTTTCCACGCCGGACGAAGTCAACCTGGCCGTCGCCACGGCCAGGGAAGCGTTCAAGACCTGGCGCAATACCCCGCTGGCCGCGCGCATGCGCATCATGCTCAAGTACCAGCATCTGATCCGCGAAAACATTGGTGCCCTGGCCGAACTGATCACGCGCGAACACGGCAAGACGCTGCCCGACGCGGAAGGGGAAGTCATGCGCGGCCTGGAAGTGGTGGAGCACGCGTGTTCGATCGCCACCCTGCAGCTGGGCGAGATTGCGGAAAACGCGGCCACGGGCGTCGATGTCTACAATATCTACCAGCCGCTGGGCGTGGGCGCCGGCATCACGGCGTTCAATTTTCCCGTCATGCTGCCGTGCTTCATGTTCCCGATCGCTATCGCCTGCGGCAATACTTTTGTGCTGAAACCGTCGGAACAGGATCCGTCTTCGACCATGTACCTGGTCGAACTGATGTACCAGGCGGGCTTGCCGGCCGGCGTCCTGAACGTCGTGCATGGCGGCGCCGACGTCGTCAACATGCTGTGCGACCATCCCGACATCAAGGCCGTGTCCTTCATCGGCTCCACCCATGTGGGCACGCATGTGTACCGCCGCGCCAGCGAATCGGGCAAGCGTGCGCAATCGATGATGGGGGCGAAAAACCATTGCGTGGTGCTGGCCGACGCCAACAAGGAGCAGGCGATCAATAACCTGATCGGCGCGGCCTTCGGTGCGGCTGGCCAGCGCTGCATGGCCAATTCCGTCGTGGTGCTGGTGGGCGAGGCGCGCTCCTGGCTGCCGGAAATCGTCGCCCGCTCGCAGGCGCTGAAAGTGGGGCCGGGCAGCGACCGCGATGCCGACCTGGGACCGATGGTTTCCAAGGCGGCCATGCAGCGCGCGGAAAAGCTGATCCAGGCAGGCGTGGACGAAGGCGCGCAGTTGCTGCTTGATGGCCGCGGCCACAAGGTGGCAGGCTACGAGGGAGGCAACTTCATGGGCCCGACGATTTTCTCCAAGGTCCAGGCATCGAACTCCGTCTACACGCAGGAAATCTTCGGCCCCGCCATGTGCGTGGTCGAAACGGACACGCTGGACCAGGCCATCGCCTTCATCAACGCCAACCCGAACGGCAACGGCACCTCGATCTTCACCTCGTCCGGCTGGGCCGGGCGCAAGTTCCAGAACGAGATCGATGTGGGGCAGGTGGGCATCAACGTGGCCATTCCCGTACCCGTCGCGTATTTCAGTTTTACGGGGTCGCGCGCGTCGAAGCTGGGAGACCTGGGCCCGAACGGCAAACAGGCCTTGTACTTCTGGACGCAGACCAAGACCGTCACGGCGCGCTGGTTCGCCCCGGACGATGGCGGCAGCGGCGTCAATACCACCATTGCGATGAAATAA
- a CDS encoding ABC transporter substrate-binding protein has translation MKKTVLAMGALALTLSFGGAHAQISDGVVKVGILTDMSGPYSAMGGRGSVVASQMAVEDCLKAECKGMKIEILSADHLNKADIAASKAREWIDRDKVDAIADLTNSSVALSVQKLMKEKGGIAMFSGPATGRLTNEDCSPNGFHWMFDTYSQAAGTAAALTKLGQKSWYFVTVDYAFGHSLEKDASDVVKRNGGTVVGAVRHPLNASDFSSFLVQAQGSKAQVIGLANGGADTVSAIKQAREFRIGSGKDQRLAALLVFLSDVHALGLDTAQGLVYADGFYWDYDERSRAFAKRFEALNKGAKPTMVQAGVYSSVYHYLKSVAAAKSDDSKIVAEKMRQLPIKDSVMNNASIRPDGRVIHDMYLVQVKTPAESKGAWDYLKVLSTIPADQAFKPMDAAACNLVKK, from the coding sequence ATGAAAAAAACCGTTCTGGCCATGGGCGCGCTGGCGCTCACCCTTTCCTTTGGCGGCGCGCACGCGCAAATTTCCGATGGCGTCGTCAAGGTCGGCATCCTGACCGACATGTCCGGCCCGTATTCTGCCATGGGCGGGCGCGGCTCCGTCGTCGCCAGCCAGATGGCCGTCGAGGATTGCCTGAAGGCCGAATGCAAGGGCATGAAGATCGAAATCCTCTCGGCCGACCATTTGAACAAGGCCGACATCGCCGCCTCCAAGGCGCGCGAATGGATAGACCGCGACAAGGTCGACGCCATCGCCGACCTGACCAATTCCTCGGTCGCTCTGTCCGTGCAAAAGCTGATGAAAGAGAAGGGCGGCATCGCCATGTTCAGCGGCCCGGCCACGGGGCGCCTGACCAATGAAGACTGCTCGCCGAACGGCTTCCACTGGATGTTCGACACGTATTCGCAGGCAGCCGGCACGGCGGCGGCGCTGACCAAGCTGGGACAGAAATCCTGGTACTTCGTCACCGTCGATTACGCGTTCGGCCATTCGCTGGAAAAGGACGCCAGCGATGTCGTCAAGCGCAATGGCGGCACCGTCGTGGGCGCCGTGCGCCATCCCCTCAACGCGTCCGATTTCTCGTCCTTCCTGGTGCAGGCGCAAGGCTCGAAAGCGCAGGTGATCGGCCTGGCCAATGGCGGCGCCGACACGGTATCGGCCATCAAGCAGGCGCGTGAATTCCGCATCGGCAGCGGCAAGGACCAGCGCCTGGCCGCCTTGCTGGTGTTCCTCTCGGACGTGCATGCGCTGGGACTGGATACGGCCCAGGGCCTCGTCTACGCGGACGGTTTTTACTGGGATTACGATGAGCGCAGCCGCGCGTTTGCGAAACGCTTCGAGGCGCTCAACAAGGGCGCCAAGCCGACCATGGTGCAGGCGGGCGTGTATTCCAGCGTCTACCACTACCTGAAGTCGGTGGCGGCCGCGAAGAGCGACGACTCGAAAATCGTCGCCGAAAAAATGCGCCAGCTGCCCATCAAGGACTCCGTGATGAACAACGCCTCGATCCGCCCCGACGGCCGCGTGATCCACGACATGTACCTGGTGCAGGTGAAGACCCCGGCCGAATCGAAAGGCGCGTGGGATTACCTGAAAGTGCTGTCCACCATCCCCGCCGACCAGGCGTTCAAGCCGATGGATGCTGCGGCGTGCAATCTCGTTAAAAAATAA
- a CDS encoding isochorismatase family protein yields the protein MLMDANQAVLVIIDLQGRLMPAIHDAGLVLAQNLRLAKIARLLDVPVLGTEQNRQGLGPNVEEIAALCERTLHKTHFGACADGLQNILPPGRKQIVVTGCEAHVCMLQTAIGLLELGYEVIIAIDAVGSRQAASRDAALARLGKLGAHLVTVEMLAFEWLRDCKHPRFREVLALIK from the coding sequence ATGCTGATGGATGCGAACCAGGCTGTTTTGGTCATTATCGACCTGCAAGGTCGCTTGATGCCGGCCATCCACGATGCCGGCCTCGTGCTGGCGCAAAACCTGCGCCTGGCGAAGATCGCCCGACTGCTCGACGTGCCCGTGCTGGGCACGGAACAGAACCGCCAGGGGCTGGGGCCGAACGTGGAAGAGATCGCCGCCCTGTGCGAACGGACCTTGCACAAGACGCATTTCGGCGCCTGTGCCGACGGTTTGCAGAATATCTTGCCGCCTGGACGCAAACAAATCGTCGTCACGGGTTGCGAAGCCCATGTGTGCATGCTGCAGACGGCCATCGGCTTGCTGGAACTGGGGTACGAGGTCATCATCGCCATCGACGCCGTCGGCTCGCGCCAGGCCGCCAGCCGCGACGCGGCGCTGGCCCGCCTGGGCAAGCTGGGCGCCCATCTGGTGACGGTGGAGATGCTGGCCTTCGAATGGTTGCGCGATTGCAAGCATCCGCGTTTCCGCGAAGTATTGGCGCTGATTAAATAG
- a CDS encoding TonB-dependent siderophore receptor has product MSVFLRRPVALLLAAASPLALAADPAADKPDAQDVVTVKAERQHYRSLSATGATKTDALLMDLPQSVRVLTGDLLRDAGVTTLAGALDLASGIAKQSPLGGLWDSYAMRGFTGDPNFGSDYMVNGFSSSRGYNGMRDGGNTQAIEVLKGPASALYGRGEPGGTVNITTKKPKFAPEYSADVSFGSFQTRRAALDLTGPLSATIAYRLNAAHEEGHSFRDTLKVERSLFSPSFLWLLGEHTTVSYEIEAVRQRAPFDRGVVAVNGQLGLVPVSRFLGEPGDGPMTVKSLGQQLFIHHALSEDWTVQAGASYRDSELSGYSTEANKLLADGRTLNRQRRHRDFSATDVSARVEVLGKFMTGALAHEVLAGVDAYHFDDHRVQLRRNPSAANAYAIDIFNPAYGGKADPLALSIDTQEGQKARGLYAQDQLDLGAQWKALVGVRHDTYTQDVTNNRLNVSNRQSLSATSPRAGLVYQPSTMWSLYASAAKGFRPNSGISIANQAFPAERSRSYELGAKLETGKLTGTVAVYDIRKSNVLTTNPANTDFAIAAGEVGSRGLELDVSGEVARGLRVSGAYAYTNATVTRGDNTIVTGSRFANVPRHSANLLATQQFALATGTASVGGGVQYVGERLGDVAVSSSFTLPAYTTARLLASYSPNAQLRLALNVENLFNRSYYASSYSQLWVAPGAERTVTLHAHYRF; this is encoded by the coding sequence ATGTCCGTGTTTTTACGCCGCCCCGTGGCGCTTTTGCTTGCCGCCGCCAGTCCCCTGGCGCTGGCAGCTGACCCTGCTGCCGACAAGCCCGACGCACAGGACGTCGTCACTGTCAAGGCCGAGCGCCAGCATTACCGCAGCCTGTCCGCCACGGGCGCCACCAAGACGGATGCCTTGCTGATGGATTTGCCGCAAAGCGTGCGCGTGCTGACCGGCGACTTGCTGCGCGACGCCGGCGTGACGACCCTGGCCGGCGCGCTGGACCTGGCCAGCGGCATCGCGAAGCAAAGTCCGCTGGGCGGTTTGTGGGACAGCTATGCCATGCGCGGCTTTACGGGCGACCCGAATTTCGGCTCCGACTACATGGTCAACGGTTTCAGTTCCAGCCGCGGCTACAACGGCATGCGCGACGGCGGCAATACGCAGGCCATCGAAGTGTTGAAAGGCCCCGCTTCGGCCCTGTACGGCCGGGGCGAGCCGGGCGGCACGGTGAACATCACGACGAAGAAGCCGAAATTCGCGCCCGAGTACAGCGCCGATGTGTCGTTCGGCAGCTTCCAGACGCGCCGCGCAGCTTTGGATTTGACGGGACCGCTGAGCGCCACCATCGCCTACCGCCTGAACGCGGCGCATGAAGAAGGGCACAGTTTCCGCGATACCTTGAAGGTCGAGCGCAGCCTGTTTTCTCCCTCGTTTCTCTGGCTGCTGGGCGAGCACACGACCGTGTCGTATGAAATCGAAGCGGTGCGCCAGCGCGCGCCGTTCGACCGCGGCGTGGTGGCAGTGAACGGCCAGCTGGGTCTTGTCCCCGTCTCGCGCTTCCTGGGCGAACCGGGAGACGGGCCCATGACGGTCAAGTCGCTGGGGCAGCAGCTGTTCATCCACCACGCGCTGTCGGAAGACTGGACGGTGCAGGCAGGGGCTTCCTACCGCGACAGCGAATTGAGCGGTTATTCGACCGAGGCGAACAAGCTGCTGGCCGATGGACGCACCCTGAACCGCCAGCGCCGCCACCGCGATTTTTCCGCCACCGACGTGTCGGCCCGTGTCGAAGTGCTGGGCAAGTTCATGACGGGGGCGCTGGCGCACGAGGTGCTGGCCGGTGTCGACGCCTATCATTTTGACGACCACCGGGTGCAGCTGCGGCGCAATCCTTCGGCCGCGAATGCCTATGCCATCGACATCTTCAATCCCGCGTATGGCGGCAAGGCCGATCCGCTGGCCCTGTCCATCGACACGCAGGAAGGGCAAAAGGCGCGCGGCCTGTATGCGCAGGATCAACTGGATCTGGGCGCGCAGTGGAAGGCGCTGGTCGGCGTGCGCCACGATACGTACACGCAGGACGTGACGAACAATCGCTTGAACGTGAGCAACCGCCAGTCGCTGTCGGCCACGAGTCCCCGCGCGGGCCTCGTCTACCAGCCGTCGACAATGTGGTCGCTGTATGCAAGCGCGGCCAAGGGCTTCCGGCCCAACAGCGGCATCAGCATCGCCAACCAGGCTTTCCCGGCAGAGCGCAGCCGCTCGTATGAACTGGGCGCCAAGCTGGAAACGGGCAAGCTGACGGGCACCGTGGCCGTGTACGACATCCGCAAGAGCAATGTGCTGACGACGAATCCCGCCAACACGGATTTCGCCATCGCGGCGGGCGAGGTGGGCAGCCGGGGGCTGGAACTGGACGTGTCGGGCGAAGTGGCGCGCGGCTTGCGCGTCTCGGGCGCCTATGCCTACACCAACGCCACCGTCACGCGCGGCGACAATACGATAGTGACGGGCAGCCGCTTCGCCAACGTGCCGCGCCACAGCGCCAATCTGCTGGCCACCCAGCAATTTGCGCTGGCCACGGGCACGGCCAGCGTGGGCGGCGGCGTGCAATATGTGGGCGAGCGCCTGGGCGACGTGGCCGTCAGCAGCAGTTTTACTCTGCCGGCCTACACGACGGCCAGATTGCTGGCATCGTATTCGCCCAACGCACAATTGCGCCTGGCCCTGAACGTGGAAAACCTGTTCAACCGCAGTTACTATGCGAGTTCGTATAGCCAGTTGTGGGTGGCGCCGGGGGCGGAGCGCACGGTGACCTTGCATGCCCATTACCGTTTTTAA
- the mmsB gene encoding 3-hydroxyisobutyrate dehydrogenase produces MGTNIVFIGLGNMGLPMAQNLVRAGHAVTGFDLLPASVRQFADGGGLVSDDQAAAIGQADIVITMLPASRHVLGAYLGDAGILAQARPGTLLIDCSTISTEAARQVGRAAQEKGMPMLDAPVSGGTAGATNGTLTFMVGGEESALAAARPYLDVMGKAIFHAGGSGCGQTVKICNNMLLGILMIGTSEAIRLGVANGLDPKVVSDVMAKSSGRNWTLDVYNPCPGVAENVPASRGYTGGFGVDLMLKDLGLAVESAEAAGASVPLGALARTLYDMHSKAGSGGLDFSSIYRLQDPPA; encoded by the coding sequence ATGGGCACCAATATCGTTTTCATCGGCCTGGGCAACATGGGCTTGCCCATGGCGCAGAACCTCGTGCGGGCCGGCCATGCGGTGACGGGCTTCGACTTGCTGCCGGCCAGCGTGCGGCAGTTTGCCGACGGCGGCGGCCTCGTGTCCGATGACCAGGCGGCGGCGATCGGCCAGGCCGACATCGTCATCACCATGCTGCCGGCCAGCCGCCACGTGCTGGGGGCCTACCTTGGGGACGCGGGTATTTTGGCGCAGGCGCGGCCCGGCACCCTGCTGATCGACTGTTCGACGATTTCCACCGAGGCGGCGCGCCAGGTGGGCCGCGCGGCGCAGGAGAAGGGCATGCCGATGCTGGACGCGCCCGTGTCGGGCGGTACGGCGGGCGCCACCAACGGCACCCTGACTTTCATGGTGGGCGGCGAAGAATCCGCGCTGGCGGCGGCGCGGCCCTACCTGGACGTCATGGGCAAGGCCATCTTTCACGCGGGCGGCTCCGGTTGCGGCCAGACGGTCAAGATCTGCAACAACATGCTGCTGGGGATACTCATGATCGGCACCAGCGAAGCCATACGCCTGGGCGTGGCCAATGGCCTCGATCCCAAGGTGGTGTCCGACGTGATGGCGAAAAGCTCGGGCCGCAACTGGACCCTGGACGTCTACAACCCGTGTCCGGGCGTGGCCGAGAATGTGCCCGCGTCGCGCGGCTACACGGGCGGCTTTGGCGTCGACCTGATGCTGAAAGACCTGGGGCTGGCCGTGGAAAGCGCCGAGGCGGCGGGCGCCAGCGTGCCGCTGGGCGCGCTGGCGCGCACGCTGTACGACATGCATAGCAAGGCTGGATCGGGCGGGCTCGATTTCTCCAGCATCTACCGGTTGCAGGATCCGCCGGCATAA
- a CDS encoding LysR family transcriptional regulator → MLDWDNVRVFLELTRSAGLVDAAKKLGIDHSTVSRRMRKFEEQVGTQLFDRNYVGYQLTPEGHRLMEYAETMESTVFAATEELGEHNRLLSGQVRLGATEGFGAIVLAPHLAQFCGRYPHISVDLIAVPRFVSLSKREADVAISVERPQSGPYVVTKLSDYRLKLYATPAYLARHAPITSVAQLAQHPIIGYVDDLVFSSELRYMDNVAPDSLRAFRSTSVIAQYHAARAGQALAILPCFVAQQSNELVPVLDGEIDLLRAFWMISPSERRNIARVSALWNYLRAAVDLNHGYLMGETAVPSWPT, encoded by the coding sequence ATGCTCGATTGGGACAATGTACGGGTCTTCCTGGAATTGACGCGCAGCGCCGGCCTCGTCGATGCGGCGAAAAAGCTGGGCATCGACCATTCCACCGTGTCGCGGCGCATGCGCAAGTTCGAGGAGCAGGTGGGCACGCAGCTGTTCGACCGCAACTACGTGGGCTACCAGCTGACGCCCGAAGGCCACCGCCTGATGGAATACGCGGAAACCATGGAAAGCACGGTGTTCGCCGCCACCGAGGAATTGGGCGAGCACAACCGCCTGTTGTCAGGCCAGGTGCGCCTGGGCGCCACGGAAGGCTTCGGCGCCATCGTGCTGGCGCCCCACCTGGCGCAGTTCTGCGGGCGATACCCGCACATCAGCGTGGACCTGATCGCCGTGCCCCGCTTTGTCAGCCTGTCCAAGCGCGAGGCGGACGTGGCCATTTCCGTCGAACGCCCCCAGTCCGGCCCCTACGTGGTGACGAAGCTGTCCGACTACCGCCTGAAACTGTATGCCACGCCCGCCTACCTGGCGCGCCACGCGCCGATCACCAGCGTGGCCCAACTGGCGCAGCACCCCATCATCGGCTACGTGGACGACCTGGTCTTCAGTTCGGAGCTGCGCTACATGGACAACGTGGCGCCCGATTCCCTGCGCGCGTTTCGCAGCACCAGCGTGATCGCCCAGTATCACGCGGCGCGCGCGGGCCAGGCGCTGGCCATCCTGCCCTGCTTCGTGGCCCAGCAGTCGAACGAACTGGTGCCCGTGCTCGATGGCGAGATCGACCTGCTGCGCGCCTTCTGGATGATTTCGCCCAGCGAGCGGCGCAATATTGCCAGGGTCAGCGCCCTGTGGAACTACTTGCGTGCCGCCGTCGATTTGAATCATGGCTACCTGATGGGCGAAACAGCCGTGCCCAGCTGGCCAACTTGA
- a CDS encoding DUF1624 domain-containing protein gives MTSTSSATLRTRIAVIDVLRGLVMLIMLFDHVRETVFLHHQVSDPMDAASVDPALFFTRLAAHVCAPMFVFLTGLSAWLYAHPAAGPRSATGFLFKRGLLLVVLELVFVNFAWSGAFPPAVLYLQVIWVIGLAMMALAVLHQLPLKVLALLGVAIIAGQHLLTGLRAEEGSLGYYLLTVLLQRGYLVADGAMKIKVSYPLLPWIGVIVLGYAAGPLYARSRSPEGRRRLLLALGAGSLLLLAVLRGCNIYGETLPWVAGDTVLRTAMSVLNFTKYPPSLDFLLFTLGLGMLGLAWLESLDNWFTRACATFGGAPMFYYLLHLYLLLAIGLALTAVLGANHGARYGVEHVWQVWLIALALMPVLYFPCRAFASYKRTSQRAWVRYF, from the coding sequence ATGACATCGACTTCTTCTGCCACCCTGCGCACCCGCATCGCCGTCATCGACGTGCTGCGCGGCCTCGTCATGCTGATCATGCTGTTCGACCATGTGCGTGAAACTGTCTTTTTACACCACCAGGTCAGCGACCCGATGGATGCGGCCAGTGTCGATCCGGCCCTGTTCTTCACGCGGCTGGCCGCCCACGTGTGCGCGCCCATGTTCGTTTTCCTGACGGGCTTGTCCGCCTGGCTGTATGCGCATCCGGCCGCCGGGCCCCGCAGCGCCACGGGCTTCTTGTTCAAGCGGGGCTTGCTGCTGGTGGTGCTGGAATTGGTGTTCGTCAATTTCGCCTGGAGCGGGGCGTTTCCGCCAGCCGTGCTGTATCTGCAGGTGATCTGGGTCATCGGCCTGGCCATGATGGCGCTGGCCGTGCTGCACCAGTTGCCGTTGAAAGTGCTGGCACTGTTGGGCGTGGCGATCATCGCGGGCCAGCATTTGCTCACGGGCTTGCGCGCGGAAGAGGGCAGCCTTGGCTATTATTTGCTGACGGTGCTGCTGCAACGGGGGTATCTGGTGGCGGACGGCGCCATGAAGATCAAGGTCAGTTATCCGTTGCTGCCGTGGATAGGCGTGATCGTGCTCGGCTATGCGGCCGGGCCCCTGTATGCGCGCAGTCGTTCGCCGGAGGGGCGGCGGCGCCTGCTGCTGGCGCTGGGCGCAGGCAGCTTGCTGTTGCTGGCCGTGCTGCGCGGTTGCAATATCTATGGTGAAACCCTGCCGTGGGTGGCGGGCGACACGGTCTTGCGCACGGCCATGAGCGTGCTGAACTTCACGAAATATCCGCCATCGCTGGACTTTTTGCTGTTCACCCTGGGCCTGGGTATGCTGGGCCTGGCCTGGCTGGAGTCGCTTGACAACTGGTTCACGCGGGCTTGCGCCACCTTTGGCGGCGCGCCCATGTTTTACTATCTGCTGCATTTATACCTGCTGCTGGCCATCGGTCTCGCCTTGACAGCCGTGCTGGGCGCCAACCACGGTGCCCGGTATGGCGTCGAGCATGTCTGGCAAGTGTGGCTGATCGCGCTGGCCCTGATGCCCGTGCTGTACTTTCCCTGCCGCGCGTTTGCCAGCTACAAGCGCACCTCGCAACGGGCGTGGGTGCGCTATTTCTGA
- a CDS encoding carboxypeptidase regulatory-like domain-containing protein, producing MAYILRGKLCGLICAECPEALSHVLMRLYRPRESQNVTALAVASAKETFAILTDEEVQAKAPFLLAEARTDDDGNYSFTLEDDYRGEAVEVDILCPTVPHLKPGPKDPVPLQFSITTIQPRWRQVENDFLAVWDYCLPQRFWCLVRARFGAWTICGRLRTCDAPHAPIAGATVRAFDADWLQDDALGVAVTDAGGRFRIDYLTSDFTLTPFSPFINVEFASGPDVYFTAQLGSVTILSETQANGRQPGRENVGHCFCVELCSKDVLPPDVEGVPHWQQVEMFDIHPFPSLAGFSAQGYAGGAGASYVFAGGVTLKGNCPLRNSAIPANPLEYRFLIGEWSWPGGSDDPAAIPTVAPASLAPLTQILGTHVGYVFYTNGLGLGDSAPVIIDAGDLQPGGWIRVDGKPVTVDMRDGTTAVVNVAPSIFLRTFDLLVVNTPAITSLHPAKLPGGLPILDAGRSLTAAESEPIRRYRLGFEVRDGNTLALVATDGLDSIVFDNSPVIVALDLEELRSNACNPIAGGLVHILYTIDHPHLRFFNITISNNNGIQHPPPPLPAASFTPPPPPSNYLFRGGAGGPHLSGNNGGFPVNVALDPPCAYRVAIGWQTRHYLASSHSIDRLYCK from the coding sequence ATGGCCTATATCCTGCGGGGCAAGCTGTGCGGCTTGATCTGTGCCGAGTGTCCTGAAGCTTTATCCCACGTCCTCATGCGCCTGTACCGGCCACGCGAGTCGCAAAACGTCACTGCCCTGGCCGTGGCCAGCGCCAAGGAAACCTTCGCCATCCTCACGGACGAGGAAGTGCAGGCGAAAGCGCCCTTCCTGCTGGCCGAGGCGCGCACGGATGACGATGGCAACTACAGTTTTACCCTGGAAGATGATTATCGGGGCGAGGCCGTCGAAGTCGATATCCTGTGCCCCACCGTGCCGCATTTGAAACCGGGGCCGAAAGACCCCGTGCCGCTGCAGTTTTCCATCACCACCATCCAGCCCCGCTGGCGCCAGGTAGAGAACGATTTCCTCGCCGTCTGGGATTATTGCCTGCCGCAACGCTTCTGGTGCCTGGTGCGCGCCCGCTTCGGCGCCTGGACCATCTGCGGCCGGCTGCGCACCTGCGACGCTCCCCACGCGCCGATCGCCGGCGCCACCGTGCGGGCGTTCGACGCGGACTGGCTGCAGGACGATGCGCTGGGAGTGGCGGTGACGGACGCCGGCGGGCGCTTCCGCATCGATTACCTGACGTCGGACTTCACCTTGACGCCGTTTTCCCCATTCATCAACGTGGAATTCGCCAGCGGGCCAGACGTGTATTTCACGGCGCAGCTGGGCAGCGTGACGATCCTGTCGGAAACGCAAGCCAACGGACGCCAGCCGGGGCGCGAAAATGTGGGCCACTGCTTCTGCGTGGAATTGTGTTCGAAAGACGTCTTGCCGCCCGACGTGGAAGGCGTGCCCCACTGGCAGCAGGTGGAAATGTTCGACATCCACCCGTTTCCCTCGCTGGCCGGCTTTTCAGCGCAAGGCTATGCGGGCGGCGCCGGCGCCTCGTATGTGTTCGCCGGCGGTGTCACCTTGAAGGGCAATTGCCCGCTGCGCAACAGCGCCATTCCCGCCAACCCGCTGGAATACCGTTTCCTGATCGGTGAATGGTCCTGGCCCGGCGGAAGCGACGACCCGGCCGCCATCCCCACGGTGGCGCCCGCCAGCCTGGCGCCGCTCACGCAAATCCTCGGCACGCACGTCGGCTATGTGTTTTATACAAACGGACTGGGTCTGGGCGATTCGGCGCCCGTCATCATCGACGCGGGCGATCTGCAGCCTGGCGGCTGGATACGGGTGGACGGCAAGCCTGTCACCGTGGACATGCGCGACGGCACGACGGCCGTCGTCAACGTGGCGCCCAGCATCTTCCTGCGCACGTTTGACTTGCTTGTAGTGAATACGCCGGCCATCACCAGCCTGCATCCTGCCAAGCTGCCGGGCGGCTTGCCCATCCTCGACGCGGGCCGCAGCCTGACGGCCGCCGAGAGCGAACCGATACGCCGCTACCGCCTGGGCTTCGAGGTGCGCGATGGCAATACCCTGGCGCTGGTGGCCACGGACGGGCTCGATTCCATCGTCTTCGACAACTCGCCCGTCATCGTGGCGCTGGACCTGGAAGAGCTGCGCAGCAATGCCTGCAACCCCATCGCGGGCGGCCTCGTGCATATCCTGTACACGATCGACCATCCGCATCTGCGCTTTTTCAATATCACGATTTCCAACAACAACGGCATCCAGCATCCGCCGCCACCGCTGCCGGCCGCCAGCTTCACGCCGCCGCCACCACCGAGCAATTATCTGTTCCGCGGCGGCGCGGGCGGGCCGCATTTATCAGGCAACAATGGCGGCTTCCCCGTCAACGTGGCGCTCGATCCGCCGTGCGCCTACAGGGTGGCCATCGGTTGGCAGACGCGGCATTACCTGGCGTCCAGCCACAGCATCGATAGGCTGTACTGCAAGTAG